In Bythopirellula goksoeyrii, a single window of DNA contains:
- a CDS encoding efflux RND transporter periplasmic adaptor subunit, with translation MTYQRLLFCLFSIAASVPVTVQGEPLIVEVVLSPLDAAEVPAQQTGVLKEIVVKEGAVVSEGETLARLDSRQAKLDVAKADLESAQAEAKATNRIRVKFAEKSLAVAQAELERSQESISQFAKSISQSQLDVERLTVEKLSLEAAQAEHELELDQFAWKLKQQEVAEAKLRLAQHEVQAPFAGTVALIWARRGEWVELGAPVVRLVAIDKLRAEGFLDVDLLTENLVGKEIIFHCGEGDQATTARGTLRFVSPEMDPVTRQVRVWAEIDNPSGEIRAGQQGTLEIEK, from the coding sequence TTGACATATCAGAGACTACTATTCTGTCTGTTCAGTATTGCGGCATCAGTTCCTGTGACTGTGCAGGGCGAACCACTCATTGTCGAAGTGGTTTTGAGCCCCCTGGATGCGGCTGAGGTCCCCGCCCAACAAACAGGTGTGTTAAAAGAAATCGTAGTGAAAGAAGGGGCCGTGGTTTCCGAAGGGGAAACGCTTGCCCGACTGGACAGTCGTCAAGCAAAACTGGATGTAGCCAAGGCGGATCTGGAAAGTGCCCAAGCCGAGGCCAAGGCAACCAATCGCATCCGCGTGAAATTCGCCGAGAAATCGCTCGCGGTCGCCCAGGCTGAGTTAGAACGCTCCCAGGAATCGATCTCACAGTTTGCCAAAAGTATTTCTCAATCGCAACTTGATGTAGAAAGGCTCACCGTTGAGAAACTCTCGCTCGAAGCTGCCCAAGCCGAGCATGAGTTGGAACTCGACCAGTTTGCGTGGAAACTCAAGCAACAAGAAGTGGCCGAAGCCAAATTGAGGCTAGCCCAGCATGAAGTGCAGGCGCCCTTTGCGGGGACCGTGGCTTTGATCTGGGCTCGTCGAGGCGAGTGGGTTGAATTGGGCGCACCAGTGGTTCGGCTTGTCGCAATCGATAAATTGCGTGCTGAGGGCTTTTTAGATGTTGACTTATTGACTGAAAACCTCGTTGGCAAAGAAATCATTTTTCATTGTGGCGAGGGGGATCAAGCAACCACCGCACGAGGCACCTTGCGGTTCGTAAGCCCCGAGATGGACCCTGTGACCCGCCAGGTGCGAGTTTGGGCGGAAATTGACAATCCGTCTGGAGAAATTCGCGCCGGACAACAGGGGACCTTAGAAATAGAAAAATAA